The proteins below come from a single Acidobacteriota bacterium genomic window:
- a CDS encoding efflux RND transporter periplasmic adaptor subunit, with the protein MQGKGSRLNLGKVYLGVGAAILVVAFATACSRKQPAEATADAAMKPAAASTPQVIDVSTAAAINRNLQRSVEVVGSLAADEEVVVSAQVAGELSQLNVDFGSYVSQGQVIAVIDQRDAKLKVEQAEATLKQTLARLGMKEGEKFDPHQNADVRVAKASLDWAQMDLDRNTKLIENGDISRSIYDQAVTQHNLANARYQAALDSVNQQLAIIEQQKSALALAKKAVTDTVVRAPISGAVKEKLSNRGSYLAVGGKIVSLVKINPLRLRADIPESFSAAVSKGQTMTLTVEALAGRTFSGRVVRISPSLNEQTRALTVEAEVNNTGNLLRPGMFAKSQLITAKNSSAVMVPAKAVLTAAGLSKVFVIENGKAIERIVKTGLADGDLIEVTEGVLTGETIATSNLDKLQSGSLVSSK; encoded by the coding sequence ATGCAGGGGAAGGGCTCACGTTTGAATTTGGGAAAGGTTTATCTGGGAGTAGGGGCGGCAATTTTGGTCGTCGCTTTCGCAACGGCATGTTCGCGGAAGCAGCCGGCCGAAGCCACAGCGGATGCCGCGATGAAACCGGCAGCGGCTTCAACTCCGCAAGTGATTGACGTATCAACCGCCGCCGCAATCAACCGAAATTTACAGCGTAGCGTGGAGGTCGTTGGTTCGCTTGCGGCGGACGAGGAAGTGGTCGTTTCAGCTCAAGTCGCCGGAGAGCTGTCACAACTGAATGTGGATTTTGGTAGTTACGTGTCTCAAGGACAGGTGATTGCAGTCATTGATCAGCGCGACGCGAAATTGAAAGTCGAACAAGCCGAAGCCACGTTGAAGCAAACGCTGGCCAGGTTGGGCATGAAGGAGGGAGAGAAATTCGATCCGCATCAAAATGCGGATGTGCGCGTTGCCAAAGCTTCGCTGGATTGGGCGCAGATGGATTTGGACCGCAACACAAAGCTGATTGAAAACGGGGACATTTCCCGTTCGATTTATGACCAGGCCGTGACCCAGCACAATCTGGCCAATGCCCGTTACCAGGCTGCGCTGGATTCTGTGAACCAACAACTGGCCATAATCGAACAGCAAAAATCGGCATTGGCGCTGGCCAAAAAAGCCGTCACCGACACAGTTGTTCGCGCTCCGATCAGCGGCGCGGTCAAGGAAAAATTGTCCAATCGAGGTTCATATCTGGCCGTCGGCGGCAAAATTGTGTCGCTGGTCAAGATCAATCCCCTGCGGCTTCGCGCAGACATTCCCGAATCTTTTTCCGCTGCCGTCAGCAAAGGCCAAACCATGACGTTGACAGTGGAAGCCCTGGCCGGAAGAACATTCAGCGGACGTGTGGTGCGCATCAGTCCTTCCCTCAATGAACAAACTCGCGCGTTGACCGTGGAAGCCGAAGTCAACAACACCGGCAATTTGTTGCGGCCTGGGATGTTCGCGAAGTCTCAATTGATCACTGCAAAGAATTCGTCGGCGGTGATGGTTCCGGCAAAAGCTGTGTTGACTGCCGCCGGGCTTTCAAAAGTGTTTGTGATTGAAAACGGCAAAGCCATTGAGCGAATCGTCAAAACAGGTCTGGCCGATGGTGATTTGATCGAAGTCACCGAAGGCGTGTTAACCGGTGAAACCATCGCCACTTCCAATCTGGACAAGCTGCAAAGCGGAAGTCTTGTCAGCAGCAAATAA
- a CDS encoding TetR/AcrR family transcriptional regulator, translated as MRPAKKSPVVTVKKIQEEPESRHAGRMAAEDRRQQILDVAVQLFSQKGFRGTTTKEIAMAAGVNEAIIFRHFATKSDLYTAIMDQKGSSANVQALQKVIAEAMERGDDRKVFELFAFHLMEFHEHDDTAMRILLYSALEGHELADMIFNNHILKNHNRLAEYIKKRIEEGTFRECNPVVAVRGFVGMVMNQVLLKKFFRNAAQEFLNLTNQQAAESFADLFLASMTNFHYETQRRSRK; from the coding sequence GTGCGACCGGCCAAAAAATCGCCAGTGGTTACAGTAAAGAAAATTCAGGAAGAGCCTGAAAGTCGGCATGCGGGTCGAATGGCTGCGGAAGATCGTCGCCAGCAAATTTTGGATGTCGCCGTACAGCTTTTTTCGCAAAAAGGATTTCGCGGAACGACGACCAAGGAAATTGCGATGGCAGCCGGAGTGAACGAGGCGATTATCTTTCGCCACTTCGCCACCAAAAGCGACTTGTACACGGCGATCATGGATCAGAAGGGAAGTTCGGCGAATGTTCAGGCGTTGCAAAAGGTGATCGCCGAAGCAATGGAGCGGGGCGATGATCGAAAAGTCTTTGAATTGTTCGCGTTTCATTTGATGGAGTTTCACGAACACGACGATACGGCGATGCGTATCCTGCTTTACAGCGCGCTGGAAGGTCACGAACTGGCCGATATGATTTTCAACAATCACATATTGAAAAACCACAATCGTCTGGCCGAATACATCAAAAAACGCATCGAGGAAGGAACCTTTCGAGAATGCAATCCTGTGGTCGCAGTCCGCGGATTCGTCGGGATGGTGATGAATCAGGTGCTGTTGAAAAAGTTTTTCCGCAATGCGGCACAGGAATTTTTGAATTTGACCAACCAGCAGGCGGCTGAAAGTTTCGCCGATCTATTTTTGGCTTCGATGACGAATTTTCACTACGAAACACAGCGGCGAAGCCGTAAATAA
- a CDS encoding sodium:solute symporter family protein has translation MTTIYFWTIVAYMVFLVGIGALRSRGVENQEDFSVAGRQLSTFVLFGTMLATWIGTGSIFGNAGKTYQAGIATWILPLGGLFGILALSFLAAKARRVEAITVQDILESRYNKWARVLGTVTLVLTAVTIVSYQYRAAAAVIDLALPNTFNFKTAVIIVAIFIIIYTALAGMFSVAYTDLVMGITMIIGILITLPILWGKAGGYAGIAAKLPASHMQFTGQFTWIQVLGFLLPPGLLVLGDANMYQRFFSARNEGMAKRATIWLLFGVAYMELMIIVTAWVSSSLEWQDGKLQTPARIIAYVARDHLPVVLGALLMTTIMSVIVSTAISYLLVPATAIIRDIYQRFINPKADEKKLVWMLRGLVVVLGAIAYVISTYSERFLEVALRAYTIYGAGVTPALVAALTWKRATAQGAVTSIIAGVAVTLFWEFSGYGESTGIDPVIPAIAASVLLLVGVSLATPAQSREQLRPFFEEQ, from the coding sequence ATGACCACAATCTATTTCTGGACGATTGTTGCCTACATGGTTTTTCTGGTGGGCATTGGAGCGCTGCGAAGCAGAGGCGTTGAAAATCAGGAGGATTTCTCGGTCGCGGGCCGGCAGCTTTCAACTTTTGTGCTGTTTGGAACAATGCTGGCGACGTGGATTGGCACAGGCTCGATTTTTGGCAACGCCGGCAAAACCTACCAAGCCGGAATCGCCACCTGGATTTTGCCTTTGGGGGGGTTGTTCGGGATTTTGGCGCTCTCGTTTCTGGCAGCCAAAGCCCGTCGCGTCGAAGCAATTACCGTCCAGGATATTTTGGAAAGCCGGTATAACAAATGGGCAAGAGTGCTTGGCACGGTGACTTTGGTTCTGACGGCTGTGACGATTGTCTCTTACCAGTACCGAGCGGCGGCGGCGGTCATTGATCTGGCCCTGCCGAACACCTTTAATTTCAAGACTGCCGTCATCATTGTCGCCATCTTCATCATCATCTATACAGCGCTGGCCGGAATGTTCTCGGTCGCTTACACCGACTTGGTGATGGGAATCACAATGATTATTGGCATTCTGATTACCCTTCCAATTCTATGGGGAAAGGCCGGAGGGTACGCAGGCATCGCCGCCAAACTGCCCGCCAGCCACATGCAATTTACGGGACAGTTCACATGGATTCAGGTTCTGGGATTCCTGTTGCCGCCTGGGTTATTGGTGTTGGGCGATGCCAATATGTACCAACGATTCTTTTCCGCGCGAAACGAAGGCATGGCGAAACGCGCAACCATCTGGCTGCTGTTTGGCGTCGCGTATATGGAATTGATGATTATCGTTACCGCCTGGGTCAGTTCGTCGCTGGAATGGCAGGATGGAAAATTGCAGACTCCTGCTCGTATCATTGCTTATGTTGCGCGCGATCATCTGCCTGTGGTGCTGGGCGCATTGTTGATGACAACGATTATGTCGGTCATTGTTTCGACCGCAATTTCTTACTTGCTGGTTCCGGCAACGGCAATCATCCGGGACATCTACCAGCGATTCATCAATCCAAAAGCCGACGAGAAAAAGCTGGTTTGGATGCTGCGGGGTTTGGTGGTTGTTTTGGGAGCAATCGCTTATGTCATTTCCACCTACTCAGAAAGATTTCTGGAAGTCGCCCTGCGCGCGTACACCATTTATGGTGCCGGGGTAACGCCTGCCCTGGTTGCGGCGTTGACCTGGAAACGCGCAACAGCTCAGGGAGCGGTGACTTCCATCATCGCCGGAGTCGCCGTGACATTGTTCTGGGAATTCAGCGGATACGGGGAAAGCACCGGCATTGATCCGGTCATTCCGGCAATTGCGGCTTCGGTGTTGTTGCTGGTCGGAGTTTCGCTTGCGACTCCGGCGCAAAGTCGCGAACAGTTGCGGCCGTTCTTTGAGGAGCAGTAA